Proteins encoded together in one Synechococcus sp. A15-62 window:
- a CDS encoding glycosyltransferase, protein MIVPELVDSGRDDLWLVLPHLGAGGAQRVALIAARHFAGRGLKVKLVTLIPGHPVAHALPDGIPLLELGAPTHRSWWALGGHFTLAQCDKLIRLLFQLQLRWFAGWFQARVDPGARGLAMQLFRVGTEATAGFRFRQLRRQFRSQRPHRVLALLTRTNITCCCAAWDLPIHLVVSERNDPSLQLLPEVWQRVRPLAYLRADVVTANTAGVLTALESMGPWERLALLPNPLPGVPAPAVNSGTANAIGFISVARLVPQKGLDVLIAALPMLSGAAADWPVTLVGDGPERDRLKAQAQDLGVSDQLRCLGFRSDPERFLAAAAVFVLPSRFEGMPNALLEAMAAGLAVIVTDASPGPLEVVEPGVSGLVVPSDDPDALAAAMALLASDPERCRRMGAAARARIAALDWPQLEPLWRSILALS, encoded by the coding sequence ATGATCGTGCCGGAGCTGGTGGATTCAGGCCGTGATGATCTTTGGCTTGTGTTGCCGCATCTCGGAGCGGGGGGCGCTCAGAGAGTGGCCTTGATTGCAGCCCGTCATTTCGCCGGTCGGGGGTTGAAGGTGAAGTTGGTCACGCTCATCCCAGGCCATCCCGTGGCCCATGCCCTTCCCGACGGGATTCCACTGCTGGAACTGGGGGCACCGACCCATCGCTCCTGGTGGGCCCTCGGAGGGCACTTCACCCTGGCGCAGTGTGACAAGTTGATCCGCTTGTTGTTTCAGCTGCAGCTGCGTTGGTTCGCCGGTTGGTTCCAAGCCCGTGTGGATCCAGGGGCGCGGGGCCTGGCCATGCAGTTGTTTCGTGTCGGCACCGAGGCGACAGCTGGTTTTCGGTTTCGGCAGCTGCGCCGGCAGTTCCGTTCTCAGCGGCCCCATCGAGTCTTGGCCCTGCTCACCCGCACCAACATCACCTGCTGTTGTGCCGCCTGGGATTTGCCGATCCACCTCGTGGTGTCCGAGCGAAACGACCCCTCGCTTCAGCTGCTGCCGGAGGTGTGGCAGCGGGTGCGACCTCTTGCCTATCTCCGGGCCGATGTGGTGACCGCTAACACAGCAGGCGTTCTCACGGCTTTGGAATCCATGGGGCCCTGGGAGCGGTTGGCCCTGCTGCCCAATCCGTTGCCCGGTGTGCCTGCCCCTGCTGTGAACAGCGGGACGGCCAACGCCATCGGCTTCATCAGCGTGGCCCGGTTGGTGCCGCAGAAGGGGCTGGATGTGTTGATTGCAGCCTTGCCCATGTTGAGCGGAGCTGCAGCGGATTGGCCCGTCACCTTGGTGGGTGATGGACCGGAGCGCGACAGATTGAAGGCGCAGGCGCAGGACCTTGGCGTGTCGGATCAACTGCGATGCCTGGGGTTTCGCTCTGACCCAGAACGCTTCCTGGCGGCCGCTGCTGTGTTCGTGTTGCCCTCCCGTTTTGAGGGCATGCCCAATGCTCTGCTGGAGGCCATGGCGGCGGGGCTGGCCGTGATCGTCACGGATGCGTCCCCTGGACCCCTTGAAGTGGTGGAGCCAGGGGTGAGCGGTTTGGTCGTACCCAGTGATGATCCTGATGCGCTGGCTGCAGCGATGGCATTGCTGGCTTCCGATCCAGAGCGGTGCCGGCGGATGGGCGCTGCGGCCCGAGCACGCATCGCTGCCTTGGATTGGCCCCAGTTGGAGCCGCTCTGGCGGTCGATCCTGGCGTTGTCATGA
- a CDS encoding glycosyltransferase: MTARVLVLAPTRRARTETFVRANLARLPFAVEACFGDEIPWREPLKALYGLAVLTSKVFTRLGWLRLATLPASSVAVLLVRRHRPDVVMVEFGFHAVRVMELARTGVPLAVHFRGADASAERYVRRLEQRYRRLFRLTSAVIVKNQTMRSRLIALGAEPAQLLISPSGADERRFQGGNPASMPPRFLAVGRFVSKKGPLDTLEAFALLRGLTEQANACSLVMVGDGPLFPLVQDRARQLGLEQFVQFPGVLSPDAVAQEMRRARVFVQHSRTAEDGDEEGCPVSVMEAQLCGLPVVATRHGGIPDVVVDQQTGRLVEEGDRRAMAEAMALLVDQPDLAAAWGAAGQLRAQARFTVAHHVDQITMLLNDLVGRSR; encoded by the coding sequence ATGACAGCACGTGTTCTGGTGTTGGCGCCGACCCGGAGAGCGCGGACGGAAACCTTCGTGCGGGCGAATCTGGCCCGCCTGCCGTTTGCGGTGGAGGCCTGTTTCGGGGATGAGATTCCCTGGCGCGAGCCCCTCAAAGCCCTGTATGGCTTGGCGGTGCTGACCAGCAAGGTTTTTACCCGGTTGGGCTGGCTTCGGCTGGCCACCTTGCCCGCCTCCAGCGTCGCTGTGCTGCTGGTGCGCCGCCACCGGCCGGATGTGGTGATGGTGGAGTTTGGCTTTCATGCCGTACGGGTGATGGAGCTGGCCCGCACCGGAGTCCCCCTGGCGGTTCATTTCCGTGGCGCCGATGCTTCGGCGGAGCGTTACGTGAGGCGCCTGGAACAGCGTTATCGCCGTTTGTTTCGGCTCACCTCGGCTGTGATCGTCAAGAATCAAACGATGCGGAGCCGTCTGATCGCCCTTGGCGCCGAGCCGGCACAGCTTTTGATCAGTCCATCCGGTGCCGATGAGCGGCGGTTTCAGGGGGGCAATCCAGCCTCCATGCCTCCCCGGTTTCTGGCGGTGGGTCGCTTCGTATCCAAAAAAGGGCCGTTGGACACCCTGGAAGCCTTTGCTCTCTTGCGGGGCCTGACGGAACAAGCCAATGCCTGCAGCCTGGTGATGGTGGGTGATGGACCTCTCTTCCCCCTCGTGCAGGACAGGGCTCGTCAGCTCGGCCTCGAGCAGTTTGTTCAGTTCCCTGGCGTGCTGTCACCCGATGCGGTGGCCCAGGAGATGCGCCGTGCGCGGGTGTTTGTGCAGCATTCCCGCACGGCGGAGGATGGGGATGAGGAGGGATGCCCGGTCTCCGTGATGGAAGCTCAACTTTGCGGTCTGCCCGTTGTGGCTACCCGTCATGGCGGGATCCCTGATGTGGTTGTGGATCAGCAGACCGGTCGGCTGGTGGAGGAAGGCGACCGTCGGGCCATGGCGGAGGCGATGGCTTTGCTGGTGGATCAGCCGGATCTCGCGGCTGCTTGGGGTGCGGCTGGGCAGCTTCGGGCTCAGGCTCGGTTCACCGTGGCGCATCACGTGGATCAGATCACAATGCTTCTCAACGATTTGGTGGGCCGAAGCCGATGA
- a CDS encoding sulfotransferase yields MSSKRLKLLLIRGLGHSGTTMLDLALGAHPQIIGLGEAARILAMPQPGDEHRGPSQLRGAHRFERRCTCGVVAAECPIWGPQLEWLRLHDQAPMQEKVQRLLMHSPHAGEAVWHVDSYQDDLEMTRLPEAVFDIRIIHLVRDVRSWVHSRAQAGRKAGQRWPAARQLARWWRVNAKFERAFRQSPYPVFRLGYEEFALQPERSLQLLCGWLAIDFQEMMLAPGLNSSSHILAGNRVRFDAERSRTISYDGAWLAAPAPTAAHLGLLLPGVALMNRRLVYSNDLLRR; encoded by the coding sequence ATGAGCAGCAAGCGATTGAAGTTGCTGCTGATCCGTGGTCTTGGCCACAGCGGCACAACAATGCTGGATTTGGCCCTGGGGGCGCATCCGCAGATCATTGGCCTGGGTGAGGCGGCGCGAATTCTGGCGATGCCACAGCCGGGGGATGAGCATCGCGGGCCCAGCCAACTGCGCGGTGCTCACCGGTTTGAGCGGCGTTGCACCTGTGGGGTTGTTGCCGCAGAGTGCCCAATCTGGGGGCCTCAGCTTGAGTGGTTGCGCCTGCATGACCAAGCGCCGATGCAGGAGAAAGTGCAGCGGCTGCTGATGCATTCACCCCACGCCGGTGAGGCGGTGTGGCACGTGGACTCGTATCAGGACGATCTAGAGATGACGCGGTTGCCCGAGGCCGTGTTTGACATCCGGATCATCCATCTCGTGCGCGACGTGCGCTCTTGGGTGCATTCCCGGGCCCAGGCCGGCCGTAAGGCAGGCCAGCGCTGGCCTGCAGCGCGTCAGCTGGCGCGCTGGTGGCGTGTCAACGCCAAGTTTGAACGGGCTTTCCGGCAGTCTCCATACCCGGTTTTTCGTCTGGGATATGAGGAGTTTGCGCTTCAGCCCGAGCGCAGTTTGCAGTTGCTCTGCGGCTGGCTAGCCATCGATTTCCAGGAGATGATGCTGGCTCCCGGTCTGAACAGCAGCAGTCACATTCTCGCGGGAAACCGGGTGCGTTTCGATGCGGAGCGCAGTCGAACGATTTCTTACGACGGTGCCTGGTTGGCGGCGCCGGCACCCACGGCTGCTCATCTTGGCTTGCTCCTGCCAGGCGTTGCCCTGATGAACCGCCGGCTGGTGTATTCCAACGACCTGCTCAGACGCTGA
- a CDS encoding sulfotransferase family protein encodes MKGQNVLASEATFLLGVGAQKAGTSWLHDQLQRRNDVDFGFLKEYHVFDALELERFASFRPKRPSPLKWRTWRRARFIANPERYFDYFASRLKPARIRLTGDITPSYAGLSTESYRRIEQAFAQRGVQTRAVFIMRDPVERFLSQQRMQLRKRGLLTPAHEIEHLDKASLKLLKRESPRNDYPATLDALRSGLAESQVFIGLYETLFTAATHRGLCRHLGIPEQIPDLSHRVNASQATTEVPAGVLQRLGRHFAPLVTAVQDRCPALNVEQHWATATTWREA; translated from the coding sequence TTGAAAGGACAGAACGTGTTGGCCTCTGAAGCAACCTTTCTGCTCGGCGTTGGTGCACAGAAAGCAGGAACCTCCTGGCTTCACGATCAACTGCAACGCCGCAACGATGTCGACTTCGGTTTTCTGAAGGAGTACCACGTTTTCGATGCTCTCGAATTGGAGCGTTTTGCCAGCTTCCGGCCCAAACGCCCCTCGCCGTTGAAGTGGCGCACCTGGCGACGGGCACGATTCATCGCCAATCCCGAGCGCTACTTCGACTACTTCGCTTCACGCCTCAAACCAGCCAGGATCCGCCTGACAGGAGACATCACCCCCTCCTATGCCGGGTTGAGCACTGAGAGCTATCGGCGCATTGAGCAGGCCTTTGCACAACGCGGCGTGCAAACGCGAGCGGTGTTCATCATGCGCGACCCGGTGGAACGGTTCTTGTCGCAGCAACGCATGCAACTGCGCAAGCGTGGTTTGCTCACACCAGCCCATGAAATCGAGCACCTGGACAAAGCCAGCCTGAAGCTGCTCAAGCGTGAATCCCCACGGAACGACTACCCCGCCACCCTCGATGCCCTGCGGAGCGGACTCGCTGAATCACAGGTCTTCATCGGCCTCTACGAGACCCTGTTCACTGCAGCAACACATCGGGGGTTGTGCCGGCATCTCGGCATCCCCGAGCAGATCCCCGATTTGAGCCACCGGGTGAATGCCAGTCAGGCCACCACAGAGGTTCCGGCGGGGGTGCTGCAGCGCCTGGGCCGGCATTTCGCCCCTTTGGTGACGGCTGTGCAGGACCGCTGCCCGGCTCTGAACGTTGAGCAGCACTGGGCCACCGCCACGACCTGGCGGGAGGCCTAA
- the kdsA gene encoding 3-deoxy-8-phosphooctulonate synthase has product MDLLETVAHQIQLGDITFANDRPFALLGGVNVLEDLDFALRCASHYKDVCAKLNIPLVFKASYDKANRSSIHSFRGPGLDEGLKILQAVKDTHGIPVITDVHSPEEAVAAAKVADIIQLPAFLARQTDLVRAMAETGTVINIKKPQFLSPEQMRNIVDKFRECGNEKLLLCERGTNFGYDNLVVDMLGFGVMKRTCDDLPLIFDVTHALQCRDPGGAASGGRRTQVVDLARSGMAVGLAGLFLEAHPDPAKARCDGPSALPLDQLEPFLTQVKAIDDLVKGMPKLRIN; this is encoded by the coding sequence ATGGACCTGCTTGAAACCGTGGCGCATCAGATCCAGTTGGGCGACATCACGTTCGCGAACGATCGCCCCTTTGCCCTTCTGGGTGGCGTGAACGTTCTCGAGGATCTGGACTTTGCCCTGCGTTGCGCCAGCCACTACAAAGACGTCTGCGCAAAGCTGAACATCCCTTTGGTGTTCAAGGCGTCCTACGACAAGGCCAACCGCTCCTCCATTCATTCCTTCCGTGGCCCCGGCCTCGACGAAGGGCTGAAAATCCTCCAGGCGGTGAAGGACACCCACGGCATACCGGTGATCACGGATGTGCACAGTCCGGAGGAAGCCGTGGCCGCCGCCAAGGTTGCCGACATCATCCAGCTCCCGGCCTTCCTGGCCAGGCAGACCGATCTGGTTCGCGCCATGGCGGAAACAGGCACGGTGATCAACATCAAGAAGCCTCAGTTCCTCAGTCCGGAACAGATGCGCAACATCGTGGACAAATTCCGCGAATGCGGAAATGAGAAGCTGTTGCTGTGCGAGCGAGGCACCAACTTCGGTTACGACAACCTCGTGGTGGACATGCTGGGGTTCGGCGTGATGAAGCGAACCTGCGATGACCTTCCGTTGATCTTCGATGTCACCCACGCCCTGCAATGCAGGGATCCAGGTGGTGCTGCATCAGGCGGACGCCGCACCCAGGTGGTGGACCTCGCCCGATCAGGCATGGCGGTTGGCCTGGCTGGCTTGTTCCTGGAAGCACACCCTGACCCGGCGAAAGCCCGTTGCGATGGCCCCAGCGCCCTACCTCTTGATCAGCTGGAACCGTTTCTCACCCAGGTCAAAGCTATCGATGACCTGGTGAAAGGCATGCCAAAGCTGCGCATCAACTGA
- a CDS encoding UvrD-helicase domain-containing protein: MSFLAGLNDAQRRAVDHHEGPLLVVAGAGSGKTRALTHRIAHLIGEHGADPAQILAVTFTNKAAREMKERLEVLLAQRLAQSQYGQPWSTLPPVEQRQLRSRIYREVTKELWIGTFHALFARMLRYDIDKFKDAEGLTWTKQFSIYDEADAQSLVKEIVTQELQLDPKRFEPKKTRWAISNAKNQGWLPDQLEANAEGQRGKLTADVYRRYRKALAANNALDFDDLLLLPVQLLQQNDQVRSYWHRRFRHVLVDEYQDTNRTQYDLIKLLVTDGKDPQDVEDWSGRSVFVVGDADQSIYSFRAADFTILMGFQDDFGDQAPDDSTQTMVKLEENYRSTATILEAANALIANNSERIDKVLRPTRGEGELITLTRCDDEIAEAEAVVHRMRTMEAANPELSWGDMAVLYRTNAQSRAIEESLVRWGIPYIVVGGLRFYDRREIKDLLAYLRLLVNPADTVSLLRVINVPKRGIGKTTIQRLTDAANQLGIPLWDVVSDPEAVRSLGGRSAKGLLQFCDLVNDLKARSRDVAPSELIQQVMEKSGYVSELIADGTDEAEERRRNLQELVNAALQYQEENDEGDLEGFLASAALSSDADSKDTAADRVTLMTLHSSKGLEFPVVCLVGLEQGLFPSYRSLDDPASLEEERRLCYVGITRAKERLFISHACERRLWGGMREAAVPSVFLSELPEALIQGDIPQTGGAALRRERRLDRLTRVDRDKPSSAPANAVRRRQAGPAPGRSWQVGDQVIHASFGVGEITHTFGSGEKVSIAVKFAGMGPKILDPRLAPIEPVTTA, from the coding sequence ATGAGCTTCTTGGCCGGCCTTAACGACGCCCAACGACGGGCGGTGGACCATCACGAGGGGCCGCTGCTGGTGGTGGCGGGAGCTGGCAGTGGTAAGACGCGCGCCCTCACCCATCGGATCGCTCACCTGATCGGGGAGCATGGTGCCGATCCCGCTCAGATCCTGGCGGTGACCTTCACCAACAAAGCCGCCCGCGAGATGAAGGAGCGGCTTGAGGTTCTTCTGGCACAACGTCTGGCCCAGAGCCAGTACGGCCAGCCCTGGAGCACCCTGCCCCCGGTGGAGCAGCGCCAGTTGCGCTCGCGTATTTACCGAGAGGTGACCAAGGAGCTGTGGATCGGCACCTTTCATGCCCTGTTTGCGCGGATGCTCCGCTACGACATCGACAAGTTCAAGGACGCGGAAGGACTCACCTGGACCAAGCAGTTTTCGATCTACGACGAGGCCGACGCCCAGAGCCTCGTGAAGGAGATCGTGACCCAGGAACTGCAGCTCGATCCCAAGCGGTTCGAGCCCAAAAAGACCCGTTGGGCCATCAGCAATGCCAAGAACCAGGGTTGGCTGCCGGACCAGCTCGAGGCCAATGCAGAGGGCCAGCGAGGCAAGCTCACGGCCGATGTCTATCGGCGCTACCGCAAAGCCCTTGCGGCCAACAACGCCCTCGATTTCGACGACCTGCTGTTGCTGCCGGTTCAGTTGCTGCAGCAGAACGATCAGGTGCGCAGCTACTGGCATCGTCGCTTTCGTCACGTGCTGGTGGATGAATACCAGGACACCAACCGCACCCAGTACGACCTGATCAAGCTGTTGGTCACCGATGGCAAGGATCCTCAGGATGTTGAGGACTGGTCAGGCCGTTCTGTCTTTGTGGTCGGTGACGCCGATCAGAGCATCTACAGCTTCCGTGCGGCCGACTTCACCATCCTGATGGGCTTTCAGGACGATTTCGGCGATCAGGCACCGGATGACTCCACTCAGACGATGGTGAAGTTGGAGGAGAACTACCGCTCCACTGCCACCATTCTCGAGGCGGCCAATGCCCTGATCGCCAACAACAGCGAACGGATCGACAAGGTGCTCCGTCCCACGCGAGGAGAGGGGGAGCTGATCACCCTCACCCGCTGTGACGACGAGATCGCCGAGGCGGAAGCCGTGGTGCATCGCATGCGCACGATGGAAGCCGCCAACCCCGAGCTCAGCTGGGGCGATATGGCGGTGCTTTATCGCACCAATGCTCAGTCCCGGGCCATTGAGGAATCCCTGGTGCGCTGGGGGATCCCCTACATCGTGGTGGGGGGGCTGCGCTTCTACGACCGGCGCGAGATCAAGGATCTGCTGGCCTATCTGCGGCTGTTGGTGAATCCGGCTGACACCGTCAGCCTGCTGCGGGTGATCAATGTTCCGAAACGGGGCATCGGCAAGACCACGATTCAGCGCCTTACCGATGCGGCCAATCAACTGGGGATTCCGCTGTGGGACGTGGTGAGTGACCCCGAAGCGGTGCGCTCCCTCGGCGGCCGCTCGGCCAAGGGGCTGCTCCAGTTTTGCGACTTGGTCAACGATCTGAAAGCCCGCAGCCGTGACGTGGCCCCATCGGAATTGATCCAGCAGGTGATGGAGAAGAGCGGCTACGTCAGTGAGTTGATTGCGGATGGCACCGATGAAGCGGAGGAGCGCCGCCGCAACCTCCAGGAACTGGTGAATGCCGCTCTCCAGTATCAGGAGGAAAACGACGAGGGTGACCTGGAGGGATTCCTGGCCTCGGCGGCCTTGTCCAGCGATGCGGACAGTAAAGACACGGCAGCCGATCGCGTCACCTTGATGACGCTCCACAGCAGCAAGGGGCTGGAGTTCCCAGTGGTGTGCCTGGTGGGTCTGGAGCAGGGCCTGTTCCCCAGCTACCGCTCCCTGGATGATCCGGCTTCACTCGAGGAAGAGCGTCGGCTTTGTTATGTGGGCATCACTCGCGCGAAGGAACGGCTGTTCATATCCCACGCCTGTGAACGTCGTCTCTGGGGAGGCATGCGTGAAGCGGCTGTGCCCTCTGTTTTCCTTTCGGAGCTGCCGGAAGCCCTGATCCAGGGCGACATTCCGCAGACCGGAGGGGCGGCGCTTCGGCGTGAACGGCGCCTTGACCGGCTCACCCGCGTGGATCGCGACAAGCCCTCATCGGCCCCTGCCAATGCCGTGCGTCGCCGTCAAGCCGGCCCCGCTCCTGGCCGCAGCTGGCAGGTCGGTGATCAGGTCATCCATGCCAGCTTCGGGGTTGGTGAAATCACCCACACCTTCGGCAGCGGCGAGAAGGTGTCGATCGCGGTCAAGTTTGCGGGGATGGGCCCCAAGATCCTTGATCCGCGCCTGGCGCCGATCGAACCCGTGACCACCGCTTAA
- the kdsB gene encoding 3-deoxy-manno-octulosonate cytidylyltransferase encodes MAIRKCVVAVPARLQSSRLPNKVLADIGGKPMIQRVLERCSEAQGVEAVVLCTDSTELQTLAEGWGFPVLMTAESCNSGSERIASVAHPLMALGWGDADPLAEETAVINVQGDQPFIDPAVIDAMAEEFRRQDPVPAVVTPVYGLKPESVHNPNVVKTLLAHDGRALYFSRSAIPHVRDVAESDWHQHTTYWGHVGMYGFRGDVLAAWDQLPASPLEDLERLEQLRLIEAGLTIATFRVEGTSLSVDTAEQLEQARAMV; translated from the coding sequence ATGGCGATTCGCAAGTGTGTGGTGGCCGTTCCGGCCCGGCTTCAGTCATCTCGACTCCCCAACAAGGTGCTGGCCGACATCGGCGGCAAGCCGATGATTCAGCGCGTGCTGGAACGCTGCAGTGAGGCTCAGGGTGTTGAAGCGGTGGTGCTTTGCACCGACAGCACCGAACTGCAAACCCTGGCAGAGGGTTGGGGGTTCCCAGTGTTGATGACGGCGGAATCCTGCAACTCCGGTAGCGAGCGCATCGCATCGGTGGCTCACCCTCTGATGGCCCTGGGCTGGGGCGATGCGGATCCTTTGGCTGAAGAGACAGCCGTGATCAATGTTCAGGGCGATCAACCGTTCATCGATCCTGCTGTGATCGATGCCATGGCCGAGGAGTTCAGGCGTCAGGATCCTGTGCCAGCGGTCGTGACCCCCGTCTACGGGCTGAAGCCCGAATCGGTCCACAACCCCAATGTGGTGAAAACCCTGCTGGCCCATGACGGCCGTGCGCTCTACTTCTCACGGTCCGCCATCCCCCACGTGCGGGATGTGGCTGAGTCGGATTGGCATCAGCACACCACCTACTGGGGGCATGTGGGCATGTACGGCTTCCGCGGAGATGTATTGGCTGCCTGGGATCAGCTGCCGGCCTCACCGCTGGAGGATCTGGAACGGCTCGAACAGCTGCGGTTGATCGAGGCCGGCCTCACCATTGCCACCTTCCGGGTCGAGGGAACCTCGTTGTCGGTGGACACTGCCGAGCAGCTGGAACAGGCTCGGGCGATGGTCTGA
- a CDS encoding HAD family hydrolase yields MNKLRWWLLRRRLRSIQLLVLDVDGVLTDGGLWFDPAGQQSKRFDVRDGLGIRLLQQAGLHIAFLSGGQGGATEVRARQLGISHCLVGIKDKPAALTALQNQLGVSAQQTAFVGDDLNDLAVRPVVGLLFAPADACRPVRCGADAVLRRQGGHGAVRELAERILQERGRWGLLSRDGWKDRND; encoded by the coding sequence GTGAACAAACTGCGCTGGTGGTTGCTGCGGCGCCGCCTCAGATCGATTCAGCTGCTTGTGCTGGATGTTGATGGTGTGCTCACCGATGGGGGCCTCTGGTTTGACCCCGCAGGGCAACAGAGCAAGCGCTTCGATGTCCGCGATGGCCTTGGCATCCGACTGCTGCAACAGGCGGGGCTTCACATCGCCTTTCTCAGTGGTGGCCAGGGAGGAGCAACGGAGGTGCGGGCACGGCAACTGGGCATCAGCCATTGCCTTGTGGGAATCAAGGACAAGCCTGCCGCCCTCACGGCCCTTCAGAACCAACTGGGGGTGAGCGCCCAGCAAACGGCCTTTGTTGGTGATGACCTCAACGATCTGGCCGTTCGGCCGGTGGTCGGGCTGTTGTTCGCACCCGCCGATGCCTGTCGGCCCGTTCGTTGCGGAGCCGATGCGGTGCTCCGCCGCCAAGGCGGCCATGGAGCCGTCCGGGAGCTGGCGGAACGCATCCTTCAGGAGCGTGGACGCTGGGGACTACTGAGCCGCGACGGTTGGAAAGACCGCAACGACTGA
- a CDS encoding SIS domain-containing protein has translation MGRSSRIWSLSALTRCLEEEASAIATAAARLSSDQVEAALDLLERCADRKAKLVITGVGKSGIVARKIAATFSSIGLMALFLNPTDALHGDLGVVAAEDVCLLLSNSGETTELLEVLPHLTRRGTGRIAIVGRADSSLARGSDVVLEASVDREVCPLNLAPTASTAVAMAIGDALAAVWMERRGISPADFALNHPAGSLGKQLTLTASDLMVPASQLHPLQPHTPLPEVIGGLTRDGIGSGWVENPDSPGSLLGILTDGDLRRALQDHGAETWTHLTAKDLMTADPITVQADVLVVKALEQMERNRRKPISVLPVVNQDQQLMGLLRLHDLVQAGLA, from the coding sequence ATGGGCCGATCATCACGGATCTGGTCCTTGTCCGCACTCACCCGCTGCCTTGAGGAGGAAGCCTCAGCGATCGCCACTGCTGCCGCACGCTTGAGCAGCGACCAGGTGGAAGCCGCTCTTGATCTGCTGGAGCGCTGTGCAGACCGCAAGGCCAAGCTGGTGATCACCGGTGTGGGCAAAAGCGGCATCGTGGCCCGGAAGATCGCAGCCACGTTCTCTTCGATCGGGCTGATGGCCCTGTTCCTCAATCCCACCGACGCACTGCATGGCGATCTTGGTGTGGTGGCCGCCGAAGACGTCTGTCTCCTGCTCTCGAACAGCGGAGAGACCACCGAACTTCTGGAGGTGCTGCCCCATCTGACCCGACGCGGAACCGGGCGAATCGCCATCGTCGGACGTGCAGACTCCTCCTTGGCTCGCGGCAGTGACGTGGTGCTGGAAGCCAGCGTTGACCGTGAGGTGTGTCCCCTGAACCTGGCTCCCACCGCCAGCACAGCGGTGGCCATGGCGATCGGCGACGCCCTGGCTGCGGTCTGGATGGAACGACGGGGCATCTCGCCGGCGGATTTCGCCTTGAATCACCCCGCCGGATCCCTTGGCAAACAGCTCACCCTCACGGCCTCCGACCTGATGGTGCCCGCCAGCCAACTGCACCCCCTGCAACCCCACACCCCGCTACCCGAAGTGATCGGCGGCCTGACACGCGACGGAATCGGCAGTGGTTGGGTTGAAAACCCAGACAGCCCTGGAAGCCTTCTTGGGATCCTCACGGATGGAGATCTGCGCCGTGCCCTGCAGGATCACGGTGCTGAGACATGGACCCATCTGACGGCGAAGGATCTGATGACTGCCGATCCGATCACGGTGCAGGCCGATGTGCTGGTGGTGAAGGCCTTGGAGCAGATGGAACGCAACCGGCGGAAACCCATCTCCGTGCTTCCCGTCGTGAATCAAGACCAACAACTGATGGGCCTGCTGCGTCTGCACGATCTGGTTCAGGCCGGACTCGCGTGA